A stretch of Caenorhabditis elegans chromosome IV DNA encodes these proteins:
- the F01G10.6 gene encoding UPAR/Ly6 domain-containing protein (Confirmed by transcript evidence) yields MEMQHFLLILTVFLPLTYCQTTRNCYTCATSELKDKWYLTGLAPVPDSYFTAGSCQQAPSNTFAESCSGPCLTMAFGNPDAVGTNQATTTYFVRGCHRTLTNAVSDRTSMNNADFCEQDNTYKMADRKGNIVNVKMMAMFCEGTDLCNNLQIDFNSQMTCANQTNNNLLNNAPLNCYECTPSEGYNCHESKCTKKYCLKQEIKLDNGFQIDKTCSNVNIFGVDNSCQTHDLITNPGGVAVKNQFSRCYCKDKQFCNSGTSITILFSSVISILFSSRFL; encoded by the exons ATGGAAATGcaacattttcttttaattttaacagtATTCCTCCCTCTCACATATTGCCAGACCACACGAAACTGCTACACATGTGCTACTTCTGAGCTAAAAGATAAATGGTATTTGACTGGATTGGCTCCAGTTCCTGATAGTTACTTTACGGCAGGGAGCTGTCAACAAGCCCCAAGTAATACCTTTGCGGAATCATGTTCTGGACCATGTCTCACTATGGCTTTTGGTAATCCGGATGCCGTTggca ctaaccAAGCAACAACTACATACTTCGTTCGTGGTTGCCATAGAACTCTTACAAATGCAGTCTCTGACCGAACATCGATGAACAATGCAGATTTTTGTGAACAGGACAATACTTATAAAATGGCTGATCGAAAGGGAAATATCGTAAATGTCAAAATGATGGCAATGTTCTGTGAGGGTACAGATCTTTGCAATAATTtacaaattgattttaataGTCAAATGACGTGTGCCAATCaaacaaataataatt TGCTTAATAATGCTCCACTGAACTGTTATGAATGTACACCTAGTGAAGGCTATAACTGTCATGAATCCAAGTGCACAAagaaatattgtttaaaacaGGAAATCAAGTTAGACAACGGCTTTCAAATTGACAAAACATGCTCAAACGTGAATATATTTGGAGTCGACAATTCATGTCAAACGCATGATCTTATCACCAATCCAGGAGGTGTCGCagtcaaaaatcaattttctcgcTGTTACTGTAAGGATAAGCAATTTTGTAATTCTGGAACTTCTATTACTATTCTCTTTTCATCTGTTATCAGCATTTTGTTCAGCTCACGATTTTTGTGA